From the Nerophis ophidion isolate RoL-2023_Sa linkage group LG18, RoL_Noph_v1.0, whole genome shotgun sequence genome, one window contains:
- the LOC133537309 gene encoding gastrula zinc finger protein XlCGF57.1-like — protein sequence MCERTIAKYEEELCCVKMCERTIAEYKEELSRTKEENERLRQLLEAVFKKPQVVLHRTDLNKEHLPHEQEEEPQPHHIKEEKEVPHSQHIKDGGEDPQPPHNKAKHETPQTHNVKLTLHIKGQAEDPLNLHIKKEEDDLLTPHFKEQENPLNPHIKEEEEDSLTPHFKEEEEDQEAPHIKEEEEEEGISQPKWLEEFPVTGVPVKSEDDEVKGESEERGGGEPPSSSSTQHMTTEADGDHCGGSQADKLLAPLSDSEDTTSHSPDTDDEDSKDDKTCHTDNTHFTSSHCHKTLKYRRSLKRHMRTHTGEKPFACSICGKYFTQRPDFKVHMRTHTGEKHFSCSTCGKGFAHSSKLKRHMRTHTGEKPFSCSICSKGFTRSQSLKEHMRTHTGEKPFSCSNCGRGFTRSQSLKEHMKIHTGEKPFSCSICGKGFTHTNKWKRHMRIHTEEKPFSCSTCGKGFTESQSLKVHMRTHTGEKPFSCSTCGKGFTESQSLKVHMRRHTGEKPFSCSTCGKGFTVGQSLKVHMRTHTGEKPFSCSTCGKGFTHSQSLKVHMRTHTGEKSHSCSICNRSFSERSTLVAHMRRHPGEKVLSCSVCGERLSSKYQCKKHKCAGENSSSK from the coding sequence ACCTCAATAAAGAACATCTTCCTCATGAGCAGGAAGAAGAGCCACAGCCccaccacattaaagaggaaaaagaggtaccacattcccaacacattaaAGACGGAGGAGAGgacccacagcccccccacaataAAGCGAAAcatgagacgccacagacccataatgttaaactgacccttcacattaaagggcaagcggaggacccactgaacttacacatcaaaaaggaagaggatgacctactgacccctcactttaaggagcaagagaacccactgaaccctcacattaaagaggaagaggaggactcactgacccctcactttaaagaggaagaggaggaccaagaggcgccgcacattaaagaggaagaggaggaagagggcatcagtcagcctaaatggttggaggagttcccagtgactggtgtccctgtgaagagtgaagatgatgaggtgaaaggtgaaagtgaggagaggggagggggggagcctccaagcagcagctcaacacaacacatgacaacagaagctgatggagaccactgtggaggatcacaagcagacaagctcttagctccactatcagatagtgaggacacaacgtcacactctcctgacactgatgatgaagactctaaagatgataagacatgtcacactgacaacactcacttcacatcttctcactgtcacaaaaccctTAAATACCGTcgtagtctgaaaagacacatgagaacacacactggagaaaaaccttttgcatgttcaatctgcggtaaatattttactcagaggccagattttaaagtacacatgagaacacacactggtgaaaaacatttttcctgttcaacctgtggtaaaggttttgcacacagtagcaaattgaaaagacacatgagaacacacactggtgaaaaacctttttcctgttcaatctgtagtaaaggttttacacgaagtcagagtttgaaagaacacatgagaacacacactggtgaaaaacctttttcctgttcaaactgtggtagaggttttacacgaagtcagagtttgaaagaacacatgaaaatacacactggtgaaaaacctttttcctgttcaatctgtggtaaaggttttacacatacTAACAAatggaaaagacacatgagaatacacactgaggaaaaacctttttcctgttcaacctgtggtaaaggttttacagaaagtcagagtttgaaagtacacatgagaacacacactggtgaaaaacctttttcctgttcaacctgtggtaaaggttttacagaaagtcagagtttgaaagtacacatgagaagacacactggtgaaaaacctttttcctgttcaacctgtggtaaaggttttacagtaggtcagagtttgaaagtacacatgagaacacacactggtgaaaaacctttttcctgttcaacctgtggtaaaggttttacacacagtcagagtttgaaagtacacatgagaacacacactggtgaaaaatcacattcctgttcaatctgcaacagaagctttagtGAGCGATcaacccttgtagcacacatgagaagacacccaggagagaaagtgttgagttgcagtgtgtgtggtgaaagattgtcttctaagtaccagtgtaagaaacacaagtgtgctggtgagaacagcagcagcaaatga
- the LOC133537311 gene encoding oocyte zinc finger protein XlCOF8.4-like isoform X2 translates to MSTLQMLRALVDQRLTAAVEEIFVVLERTIAEYQAELSRTKEDYNQLLEAVFKKHQVVSHRTDLKEVHLPNEQEEEPQSPNILEEEEVPHSQHIKEGGEEPHPPHIKEEDETPQTHNVKLTLHIKKGEEDPLTLYFKVEEEDQEPPYIREEEEEEGISQPKWLEEFPVTGVPVKSEDDEVKGESEERGGGEPPSSSSTQHMTTEADGDHCGGSQADKLLAPLSDSEDTTSHSPDTDDEDSKDDKTCHTDNTRFTCSHCHKTFKYHCRLKVHMRTHTGEKTFICSLCGKGFAQSSSLVKHMRTHTGEKPFSCSICGKGFTQSQHLKSHMRTHTGEKPFSCSTCGKGFTESQSLKRHKRTHTGEKPFSCSICGKCFTQSLYLKVHKRTHTGEKSHSC, encoded by the exons atgtctacattacaaatgttgagagcgttggtggatcagcgactaactgctgccgttgaagaaatatttgtagtgttagaaagaacgatagcagaataccaggcggaactttctagaacaaaagaggattacaatcaactactggaggctgttttcaagaaacatcaagttgtgtcacacagaacag ACCTAAAAGAAGTGCATCTTCCCaatgagcaggaggaggaaccacagtcccccaaCATACttgaggaagaagaggtaccacactcccaacacattaaagagggaggagaggaaccacatcccccccacattaaagaggaagacgagacgccacagacccataatgttaaactgacccttcacattaagaagggagaggaggacccactgaccctctACTTTAAagtggaagaggaggaccaagagccaccgtacattagagaggaagaggaggaagagggcatcagtcagcctaaatggttggaggagttcccagtgactggtgtccctgtgaagagtgaagatgatgaggtgaaaggtgaaagtgaggagaggggagggggggagcctccaagcagcagctcaacacaacacatgacaacagaagctgatggagaccactgtggaggatcacaagcagacaagctcttagctccactatcagatagtgaggacacaacgtcacactctcctgacactgatgatgaagactctaaagatgataagacatgtcacactgacaacactcgcttcacatgttctcactgtcacaaaacttttaaataccattgtcgtctgaaagtacacatgagaacacacactggagaaaaaacttttatctgttcactctgtggtaaaggttttgcacaaagttcaAGTTTGgtaaaacacatgagaacacacactggagaaaaacctttctcttgttcaatctgtggtaaaggttttacacaaagtcaacatttgaaatcacacatgagaacacacactggtgaaaaacctttttcctgttcaacctgtggtaaaggttttacagaaagtcagagtttgaaaagacacaagagaacacacactggtgaaaaacctttttcctgttcaatctgtggtaaatgttttacacaaagtctatatttgaaagtacacaagagaacacacactggtgaaaaatcacattcctgttga